In Natronococcus occultus SP4, the following proteins share a genomic window:
- a CDS encoding ABC transporter substrate-binding protein, protein MTGRISRRETLGGIAAGTVAGLAGCAEGAADDEEQTFTIVPHLDPTGSGDDWERWGGMTPYWTRVVEPLVWGTEEMQPEPWLATGWEATSETTWVFELREDVVFHNGEELTADDVVHSFEDDILTEYGDFVYGWLHLEPGSVEKVDDYTVAFENTEPFSGFPGTIAHNMIDIHPPSADPWNGDVVGSGPFTLESVDGGQSLELGVHEEYWGGEPNPDGLTFRAAEDATTRTNLLESGDADVVFDPAKSRVSSLRDDEDVEVHTQQSPGSYFLAINLYREPTDDPTLRRALNYAVSQAEIVDSVLEGIGVPADGPISTVIDWAGDADDLPSYERDLDAAAELVSESTYDGEALTCLVSNEMDDGELIAQVLEANVEEIGVELDIEVLESASYQDRTGRGEFHLDLASTQSNSPAADYIMWENFHSEGIDNTDRYEAEGTGVHNLGGEVDELIETAFQSTDPDEKREAYIEAQVRLLEESVVVPLCYLEDVVAADADLEGIDLHPIDRFADWRELER, encoded by the coding sequence ATGACAGGACGCATCTCGAGACGGGAGACGCTCGGAGGTATCGCCGCGGGAACCGTCGCCGGGCTGGCCGGCTGCGCCGAGGGAGCGGCCGACGACGAGGAACAGACGTTTACCATCGTTCCCCACCTGGATCCGACCGGTTCGGGCGACGACTGGGAGCGGTGGGGCGGGATGACGCCGTACTGGACCCGCGTCGTCGAACCGCTCGTGTGGGGGACCGAGGAGATGCAGCCAGAACCCTGGCTCGCGACCGGCTGGGAGGCAACGAGCGAGACGACGTGGGTGTTCGAGCTCCGCGAGGACGTGGTCTTCCACAACGGCGAGGAGCTGACCGCCGACGACGTCGTCCACTCCTTCGAGGACGACATCCTGACGGAGTACGGCGACTTCGTCTACGGCTGGCTCCACCTCGAGCCCGGCAGCGTCGAGAAGGTCGACGACTACACCGTCGCGTTCGAGAACACGGAGCCGTTCTCGGGCTTTCCGGGGACGATCGCCCACAACATGATCGACATCCACCCGCCGTCGGCCGACCCGTGGAACGGCGACGTGGTCGGGAGCGGCCCCTTCACCCTCGAGTCGGTCGACGGCGGCCAGTCCCTCGAGCTCGGCGTCCACGAGGAGTACTGGGGCGGCGAGCCGAACCCGGACGGGCTGACGTTCCGCGCGGCCGAGGACGCGACGACGCGGACGAACCTCCTCGAGTCGGGCGACGCCGACGTCGTCTTCGACCCCGCGAAGAGCCGGGTCTCGTCGCTTCGGGACGACGAGGACGTCGAGGTCCACACCCAGCAGTCCCCGGGGTCGTACTTCCTCGCGATCAACCTCTACCGGGAGCCGACCGACGACCCGACGCTGCGCCGGGCGCTCAACTACGCGGTCTCCCAGGCGGAGATCGTCGACTCGGTCCTCGAGGGGATCGGGGTGCCGGCCGACGGCCCGATCTCGACGGTGATCGACTGGGCGGGCGACGCCGACGACCTGCCGAGCTACGAGCGGGATCTCGACGCCGCGGCCGAGCTCGTCTCGGAGTCGACCTACGACGGCGAGGCGCTGACCTGCCTGGTCTCCAACGAGATGGACGACGGCGAGCTGATCGCCCAGGTCCTCGAAGCGAACGTCGAGGAGATCGGCGTCGAGCTCGACATCGAGGTCCTCGAGTCGGCCTCCTACCAGGACCGGACCGGTCGCGGCGAGTTCCACCTCGACCTCGCGAGTACCCAGTCGAACAGCCCGGCCGCCGACTACATCATGTGGGAGAACTTCCACTCCGAGGGCATCGACAATACCGACCGCTACGAGGCCGAGGGCACCGGCGTCCACAACCTCGGCGGCGAAGTCGACGAGCTGATCGAAACCGCGTTTCAGTCGACCGATCCCGACGAGAAGCGGGAGGCCTACATCGAGGCCCAGGTCCGGCTCCTCGAGGAGAGCGTCGTCGTTCCGCTTTGTTACCTCGAGGACGTCGTCGCCGCCGACGCCGACCTTGAGGGGATCGATCTCCACCCGATCGACCGGTTCGCCGACTGGCGCGAGCTCGAGCGATAA
- a CDS encoding sensory rhodopsin transducer has protein sequence MTDEDATDPIGATRWELPGGHVPVDSTGPEPEMVSHERLCLLNAGDEMATLEVTLQYADGNEAGPYPLSVAARRVRHVRINDLIDPYAPPLGEEYGIVVESNVPVVVQWSRQDTRQSENAGLSTLAYGE, from the coding sequence ATGACCGACGAGGACGCGACCGATCCGATCGGAGCGACGCGCTGGGAGCTCCCCGGCGGGCACGTGCCAGTCGACAGCACCGGCCCCGAACCGGAGATGGTCAGCCACGAGCGACTGTGTCTGCTCAACGCCGGCGACGAGATGGCGACCCTCGAGGTGACCCTCCAGTACGCGGACGGCAACGAGGCGGGCCCATACCCGCTGAGCGTCGCTGCTCGCCGCGTCCGCCACGTCCGGATTAACGACCTGATCGACCCGTACGCGCCGCCGCTGGGCGAGGAGTACGGAATCGTCGTCGAGTCGAACGTGCCGGTCGTCGTCCAGTGGAGCCGCCAGGATACCCGCCAATCGGAGAACGCGGGCCTCTCGACGCTCGCCTACGGCGAGTGA
- a CDS encoding DUF790 family protein, producing MLTKDLLRVSRAGGGYHPQFAGREHRPLAARVIGTYQGHVGHTREELEDALTDLERDADHFKLVRGFSALLERDATFETDAEIDPERARRATFEAAEDVGVVTDEQREAALVRAADGLGLSADVLERALYADLEERQVLAAVDPRWEPDDLVAQYNLSLAQTALFDATELRVRSSDPKALVSAIKRLRLMYEIRKTDAEGPSDREVVVTGPTHLFRATRRYGTRFARLLRTIAKAGEWRLAATIDDRGTERVLELSEDDPVRVPDAEPVADVSFDSSVEADFAGRFSSLDLDWELVREPEPLETGTRVMIPDFAFDYRPAGSARSGSSDSSDGSRSDFRVFFEIMGFWTPEYVEKKLAQLADLEDVELIVAVDESLGVGEEIAAREFRAIPYSGSVRVKDVADALREYERQLVAESAAALPDELRPDADVVSLAELAADRGVGEDALADVAVPEHERVGRTLVRPSVLEELGEEIEAGSSLSEAETVLESYGIADASAILSELGYRVEWEGLAGGTIVERE from the coding sequence ATGCTGACGAAGGACCTGCTTCGCGTCTCACGGGCTGGCGGAGGATACCACCCGCAGTTCGCAGGCCGCGAGCACCGTCCCCTCGCCGCCCGCGTCATCGGGACCTACCAGGGACACGTCGGTCACACCCGCGAGGAGCTCGAGGACGCCCTGACCGATCTCGAACGCGACGCGGACCACTTCAAGCTCGTTCGGGGCTTTTCGGCCCTGCTCGAGCGCGACGCGACCTTCGAGACCGACGCCGAGATCGATCCCGAACGCGCCCGGCGGGCGACCTTCGAGGCGGCCGAGGACGTCGGCGTCGTCACCGACGAGCAACGGGAGGCGGCGCTGGTCCGCGCGGCCGACGGGCTCGGGCTGTCGGCCGACGTCCTCGAGCGGGCGCTGTACGCCGACCTCGAGGAACGGCAGGTCCTCGCCGCGGTCGACCCCCGGTGGGAGCCCGACGACCTCGTCGCGCAGTACAACCTCTCGCTGGCCCAGACGGCGCTGTTCGACGCGACCGAGCTCCGAGTCAGGTCGAGCGATCCGAAGGCGCTGGTGTCGGCGATCAAGCGCCTGCGACTGATGTACGAGATCAGGAAGACCGACGCGGAGGGCCCGAGCGACCGCGAGGTCGTCGTCACCGGGCCCACCCACCTCTTTCGCGCCACGCGCCGCTACGGCACCCGGTTCGCCCGCCTCCTGCGGACGATCGCGAAGGCCGGCGAGTGGCGCCTCGCGGCGACGATCGACGATCGGGGCACCGAGCGCGTCCTCGAGCTCTCCGAGGACGATCCCGTACGGGTGCCGGACGCCGAGCCGGTCGCGGACGTCTCCTTCGACAGCAGCGTCGAGGCCGACTTCGCCGGGCGCTTCTCGAGCCTGGATCTCGACTGGGAGCTCGTCCGCGAGCCCGAACCGCTCGAAACCGGGACCCGGGTGATGATCCCCGACTTCGCGTTCGACTACCGTCCCGCGGGCTCCGCCCGCAGCGGCTCGTCGGACTCGTCCGACGGTAGCCGCTCCGATTTCCGGGTCTTCTTCGAGATTATGGGCTTCTGGACGCCCGAGTACGTCGAGAAGAAACTCGCCCAGCTCGCCGATCTCGAGGACGTCGAGCTGATCGTCGCCGTCGACGAGTCGCTTGGCGTCGGCGAGGAGATCGCAGCGCGGGAGTTTCGGGCGATCCCCTACTCCGGGTCGGTTCGCGTCAAGGACGTCGCCGACGCCCTCCGGGAGTACGAACGCCAGCTCGTCGCCGAGAGCGCGGCCGCCTTACCCGACGAGCTGCGGCCCGACGCGGACGTCGTCTCGCTCGCCGAGCTGGCCGCAGATCGGGGGGTCGGCGAGGACGCCCTGGCCGACGTCGCCGTCCCCGAGCACGAACGGGTCGGGCGGACGCTGGTTCGTCCGTCCGTCCTCGAAGAGCTAGGCGAGGAGATCGAGGCCGGCTCCTCGCTGTCCGAGGCCGAGACCGTCCTCGAGTCCTACGGGATCGCCGACGCCAGTGCCATCCTCTCGGAGCTGGGCTACCGCGTCGAGTGGGAGGGGCTGGCGGGCGGGACGATCGTCGAGCGAGAGTGA
- a CDS encoding sensory rhodopsin transducer: MTGKHTWAIPEGYIPEESTGPEPEMESHETVCVLNTTDEDATIELTCYFTDREPVGPYELTVPAERTRHFRFNELEDPEPIPKGEDFASVIESDVPVVCQHTRLDSRQAENALLTTMAHPGE; this comes from the coding sequence ATGACCGGAAAACACACCTGGGCGATTCCGGAAGGGTATATCCCCGAAGAGAGCACCGGCCCCGAGCCGGAGATGGAGAGTCATGAGACCGTCTGTGTCCTGAACACGACCGACGAGGACGCGACGATCGAACTCACCTGCTACTTCACCGATCGCGAACCCGTCGGCCCATACGAGCTGACCGTCCCCGCCGAGCGAACCCGACACTTCCGGTTTAACGAACTCGAGGACCCCGAACCGATCCCGAAAGGCGAGGACTTCGCGAGCGTGATCGAGTCCGACGTGCCGGTGGTCTGCCAGCACACCCGGCTGGACTCGCGCCAGGCAGAGAACGCCTTGCTCACGACGATGGCGCATCCGGGTGAGTGA
- a CDS encoding sodium/proline symporter: protein MVSTIQLTFGAYLLVLLAIGAYFFVTTETNRLSEYLLADRDVGAWPVAISEVSSVASGWTFFAWVGMGFLTGIHGLWFSITMIFIIVFMYRYVGSRFRRQSEQLGSITIADHLSLAVEDARLSTYVRVVATVSILLFMGAYVGAQIIAVGEAMDTGIGIDYAVAIAVGGVIVGLYTMLGGFNASIWTDVFQGVLIFVAAVTLPVLMIAEIGGWSAFVTEAAAVEDAALLEMSAGLAGQAFLLSALGLVTFAFGTIGQPHSLMRLQAIRSERLLSPASVISVSFQSLRLTVPLLIGAAGRVLYGSVDNPENVAMMAIVDFFPELIAGVLLAAIVSAILSTSDSMLLVASSDFTRFYEEKIDPNASSARLILLGRGTVGVLALGGVALAFVQPGTIFEIIEFAYVGLGATFGLPLLFMLFWERTTGEAVLTGIVTGLVATFGAGWITPEHYSLFVWPICIAAIVGVTFATSGTGSDVADVPEPGAGDASPADD from the coding sequence ATGGTGTCGACGATACAGCTCACCTTCGGCGCGTATCTGCTCGTCCTGCTGGCGATCGGGGCGTACTTCTTCGTGACGACGGAGACGAACCGGCTTTCCGAGTACCTTCTCGCGGATCGGGACGTCGGGGCCTGGCCGGTCGCGATCTCCGAAGTGTCCTCCGTCGCCAGCGGCTGGACCTTTTTCGCCTGGGTCGGGATGGGCTTTCTGACCGGGATCCACGGCCTGTGGTTCTCGATCACGATGATCTTCATCATCGTCTTCATGTACCGCTACGTCGGCTCGCGGTTTCGCCGCCAGTCCGAGCAGCTGGGAAGCATCACGATCGCCGACCACCTCTCGCTCGCGGTCGAGGACGCCAGGCTCAGCACGTACGTTCGGGTGGTCGCGACGGTTTCGATCCTGCTGTTTATGGGCGCCTACGTCGGCGCCCAGATCATCGCCGTCGGCGAGGCGATGGACACCGGGATCGGTATCGACTACGCGGTCGCGATCGCCGTCGGCGGCGTCATCGTCGGCCTGTACACGATGCTCGGGGGGTTTAACGCCTCCATCTGGACCGACGTCTTCCAGGGGGTCCTCATCTTCGTCGCCGCGGTGACGCTGCCGGTGTTGATGATCGCCGAGATCGGCGGCTGGTCGGCGTTCGTCACCGAGGCGGCAGCCGTCGAGGACGCGGCGCTGCTCGAGATGTCCGCCGGACTGGCCGGACAGGCGTTCCTGCTGTCGGCGCTCGGGCTGGTGACGTTCGCGTTCGGGACCATCGGGCAGCCCCACTCGCTGATGCGGCTCCAGGCGATCCGCTCGGAGCGGCTGCTCAGCCCCGCGTCGGTCATCTCGGTCTCCTTCCAGTCGCTCAGACTGACGGTGCCGCTGCTGATCGGCGCTGCCGGCCGCGTCCTCTACGGCTCCGTCGACAACCCCGAGAACGTCGCGATGATGGCTATCGTCGACTTCTTCCCGGAGCTGATCGCGGGCGTCCTGCTCGCGGCGATCGTCTCCGCGATCCTCTCGACGTCGGACTCGATGCTGCTGGTCGCGTCCTCCGACTTCACCCGGTTCTACGAGGAGAAGATCGATCCGAACGCGAGCTCGGCCCGGCTCATCCTGCTCGGGCGGGGGACCGTCGGCGTCCTGGCGCTGGGTGGCGTTGCACTCGCGTTCGTCCAGCCCGGAACGATCTTCGAGATCATCGAGTTCGCGTACGTCGGTCTCGGCGCCACGTTCGGACTCCCGCTGCTGTTTATGCTGTTCTGGGAGCGAACGACCGGCGAAGCCGTCCTGACCGGGATCGTCACCGGTCTGGTGGCGACGTTCGGTGCGGGGTGGATCACGCCCGAGCACTACTCGCTGTTCGTCTGGCCGATCTGTATCGCCGCGATCGTCGGCGTCACGTTCGCCACCTCGGGCACCGGTTCCGACGTCGCCGACGTTCCCGAGCCGGGTGCGGGCGACGCGTCGCCCGCGGACGACTGA
- a CDS encoding D-arabinono-1,4-lactone oxidase produces the protein MGPESDEEITDEDADAEEWTNWSGSVSFQPAQILEPESESELQEIVRRCAEEDRTVRVAGAGHSWTPVVRTDDVVVSLTNLTGVVSHDSEAKTATLYAGTTLEEAGTELHDRNLALPNLGDVTMQTVAGAFGTGTHGTGPEFENLAGSFVGGRMVTGTGEIREFDADSDPDLLRAARVSLGTLGIFTEVTLDLQTTYKLQRREYCTSWRECRDHLPDLIEENRNFDCYWYPRSDEVKLRLLNAPGGGTDHEDLSYATLVEDQTGWWQETIPEHDDIGREFDEMEYAVPIEDGFDCLEEVRERVRENWRADVGWRLLVRTVAADDAMLSTEYDRDVMTISCIQNAELDHWPYFEDVEPIFHEYDGRPHWGKKHTLRAPELSELYPEWERFQALRRELDPGGVFMTDYLEELLGATAGDGEQTDDAPTAEPVEGEP, from the coding sequence ATGGGCCCGGAGTCGGACGAGGAAATCACGGACGAAGACGCCGACGCCGAGGAGTGGACGAACTGGTCGGGAAGCGTCTCGTTTCAGCCGGCACAGATCCTCGAGCCCGAGAGCGAGTCCGAACTGCAGGAGATCGTTCGTCGGTGCGCCGAGGAGGACAGAACCGTCCGCGTCGCCGGCGCGGGCCACTCCTGGACGCCCGTCGTGAGGACCGACGACGTCGTCGTCTCGCTGACGAACCTGACCGGAGTCGTCTCCCATGACTCCGAGGCGAAGACGGCGACGCTGTACGCCGGGACGACGCTCGAGGAGGCAGGGACCGAACTGCACGATCGAAACCTCGCGCTGCCGAACCTCGGCGACGTCACGATGCAGACCGTCGCTGGAGCGTTCGGTACCGGTACGCACGGAACGGGTCCCGAATTCGAGAACCTCGCGGGCTCGTTCGTCGGCGGGCGGATGGTCACCGGGACCGGCGAGATCCGCGAGTTCGACGCCGACTCCGATCCCGACCTGCTGCGGGCGGCGCGGGTATCGCTCGGAACGCTCGGGATCTTTACCGAAGTGACGCTCGACCTGCAGACGACCTACAAGCTCCAGCGCCGCGAGTACTGTACGAGCTGGCGCGAGTGTCGGGACCATCTCCCTGACCTGATCGAGGAAAACCGCAACTTCGACTGCTACTGGTACCCCCGCTCCGACGAGGTGAAGCTGCGCCTGCTCAACGCGCCCGGCGGGGGGACCGACCACGAGGACCTGTCCTACGCAACGCTCGTCGAGGACCAGACCGGCTGGTGGCAGGAGACGATCCCCGAGCACGACGACATCGGCCGCGAGTTCGACGAGATGGAGTACGCCGTTCCGATCGAGGACGGGTTCGACTGTCTCGAGGAGGTCCGCGAACGAGTCCGCGAGAACTGGCGGGCCGACGTCGGCTGGCGGCTGCTCGTCCGCACCGTCGCGGCCGACGACGCGATGCTCTCGACGGAGTACGACCGCGACGTGATGACGATCTCGTGCATCCAGAACGCCGAGCTCGACCACTGGCCGTACTTCGAGGACGTCGAACCGATCTTCCACGAGTACGACGGCCGCCCCCACTGGGGGAAGAAACACACGCTCCGGGCGCCCGAACTCAGCGAACTGTACCCCGAGTGGGAGCGATTTCAGGCGCTGCGCCGTGAGCTGGATCCCGGGGGCGTGTTCATGACGGACTACCTGGAGGAGCTGCTGGGAGCGACGGCTGGCGACGGTGAGCAGACCGACGATGCACCGACGGCCGAGCCAGTCGAGGGTGAACCATGA